A stretch of Planococcus citri chromosome 5, ihPlaCitr1.1, whole genome shotgun sequence DNA encodes these proteins:
- the LOC135849226 gene encoding lipase 1-like, with protein sequence MSVLDILLYIILLIYTNNPVYLINEFIDGLQITLNPDTYLTPPQIITRHGYPAETYNIETPDGFILGLHRIPNGIQGAGNQYPVLFIHGYIDSSASWIAQGPGQALPYLLADQGYDVWMINTRGNTFSQSHANYTPMERAFWDFSFHEVAVYDLPTTIDFILDKTNHQKVFCIGHSAGNSEFYIMLSVLPQYNEKVIAQVSLAPYYHESNSIDSIAIYILNYLYWNTAGEFIGHDLLTKLVVLILTEIPPYGYNAFDLMLYFAFGLLPSHINWKAMPSFYSNYPAGTSVKLTLHMFQLGRSFSYFDYGPKENMEIYGATSPPKYNITEIHIPVRIYHSKLDDASSITDVESLYNKLPVKAGLLNVADPGFTHLDFLLNKNAKELLYDDVIAFVNDVTRSM encoded by the exons ATGTCTGTTTTGGATATTTTACTCTACATAATTTTATTGATCTACACCAACAATCCTGTTTACTTGATCAATGAATTTATCGATGGATTACAAATCACTTTAAATCCGGATACCTACTTGACTCCA CCTCAAATAATCACCAGACACGGATATCCAGCAGAAACATACAATATCGAAACTCCGGATGGATTTATTCTAGGATTACATAGGATTCCTAATGGTATACAAGGAGCAGGAAATCAGTACCCTGTACTGTTCATTCATGGGTACATAGATTCAAGTGCATCATGGATCGCTCAGGGACCAGGCCAAGCTCTAC CTTATTTATTGGCGGATCAAGGATACGATGTTTGGATGATAAACACACGTGGAAATACATTTTCTCAGAGTCATGCTAATTATACACCAATGGAACGTGCGTTTTGGgattttag CTTTCATGAAGTAGCTGTATACGATTTGCCAACAACTATCGACTTTATTTTAGACAAAACAAACCACCAAAAAGTATTCTGCATAGGTCATTCGGCTGGAAATTCTGAATTTTACATCATGTTATCAGTGCTGCCGCAATATAATGAAAAAGTAATAGCTCAAGTCAGCCTTGCACCATATTATCATGAATCTAATTCCATCGATTCAATCGCAATTTatatattg AATTACTTGTACTGGAATACGGCAGGAGAATTCATCGGACATGATCTATTAACGAAACTTGTAGTGCTAATTTTAACAGAAATACCACCCTATGGCTACAATGCATTCGATCTAATGCTATATTTTGCTTTTGGTTTACTACCTAGTCATatcaattgg aAAGCGATGCCATCTTTTTACAGTAATTATCCAGCGGGTACTTCTGTTAAACTAACACTTCACATGTTCCAACTCGGAA GGTCCTTTAGTTATTTCGACTATGGTCCAAaagaaaatatggaaatttaTGGTGCCACTTCGCCTCCAAAATACAATATCACTGAAATTCACATACCTGTCCGAATTTATCATTCTAAATTAGATGACGCATCTAGTATCACA GATGTGGAATCGTTGTACAACAAACTGCCTGTGAAAGCAGGCTTGTTGAACGTAGCCGATCCAGGATTTACTCATTTAGATTTCCTATTGAACAAAAATGCTAAAGAATTACTATATGACGATGTAATCGCTTTTGTAAATGATGTGACAAGAAGTATGTAA
- the LOC135846778 gene encoding lipase 1-like: protein MSVLNILLYIILSIYTHSPVYLINEFINGLQITSNPDTYLTPPQIITRHGYPSETYNIKTQDGFILELHRIPNGLKQGTANQYPVLLFHGYMDSSAAWIALGPDQALRNTYVAWNGERDLIRKNLFSRSYLLADEGYDVWMLNTRGNTFSQAHINYTPEQREFWDFSFHEIGVYDVPATIDFILDKSNHPKLFCITHSAGGSEIYITLSVLPQYNEKIIAQVNLAPLYHGDPSITTKATLPIIDYVYVNSFSYFDYGPKQNMEIYGTTSPPEYNISNIITQTRIYHDNLDVASSNTVSIDS from the exons atgtccgtCTTGAATATTTTATTGTATATTATTTTATCGATCTACACACACAGTCCTGTTTACTTGATAAATGAATTTATCAACGGTCTACAAATTACTTCCAATCCGGATACTTATTTAACACCA CCTCAGATTATCACAAGACACGGGTATCCATCAGAAACCTATAATATTAAAACTCAGGATGGATTTATCTTAGAATTGCACAGAATTCCTAATGGTTTAAAACAGGGAACAGCAAATCAGTATCCAGTACTGCTTTTCCATGGCTATATGGATTCGTCCGCAGCGTGGATCGCTCTTGGACCAGACCAAGCTCTACGTAATACATATGTGGCGTGGAATGGTGAAAGGGACCTGATCCGTAAAAACCTGTTTTCGAGAT CTTATTTGTTGGCGGATGAGGGGTACGATGTTTGGATGTTGAACACACGTGGAAACACGTTTTCTCAGGCTCATATTAATTATACACCAGAACAACGTGAATTTTGGGACTTCAG CTTCCACGAAATAGGTGTATACGATGTGCCAGCAACCATCGACTTCATTTTGGATAAATCGAACCacccaaaattattttgtataactcattctgctggaggctccgaaatatACATAACTTTATCGGTATTACCACaatacaatgaaaaaattattgcgcAAGTCAACCTTGCACCCCTTTATCACGGGGATCCTTCGATTACTACGAAAGCGACTCTGCCAATTATTGATTACGTTTACGTAA ATTCCTTTAGTTATTTTGATTATGGTCCGAAACAAAATATGGAAATTTATGGTACTACTTCGCCTCCAGAATACAATATCAGTAATATAATTACACAGACACGAATTTATCACGATAACTTGGATGTAGCATCAAGCAATACAGTGAGCATTGACTCATGA
- the LOC135849223 gene encoding lipase 3-like: MTYETQVSRKENVRLKIPILHLIFFTCFIFNTINLNYGFLDDLLNPDFYSPPEMIKRNGYPIEIYNVTTSDGYILDLQRIPHGKSNKNGSHFPILLIHGYIDSSFAWIANGPKRALAYLLADQGYDVWMINLRGNTFSSNHINYTAMDPEFWDFSYDEMGRYDLPETIDFILNKTNHSQLLCICDSAGNAVFYMMLSDLPQYNDKIIAQVGIAFFYHHKNVSESNSSVDSNSNYTTTYALGPYMDRNWIVDLGIEFSTTIQELNGYSLYDYILYLMYGLRPDHINREIMPSVSANFPAGTSFKASDHLGQLHQSFRHFDYGPAKNLEIYGTTLPTEYNISDIQVPVRIYHAKEDNAATPEEVQYFYDRIPIKAGVIEIADPNFSHMDFLYNEHNNELFNYDVLEFVNDMVNNALKNT, encoded by the exons ATGACGTATGAAACGCAGGTTTCCAGAAAAGAAAACGTTCGcttaaaaataccaattttacatctcattttttttacatgtttcattttcaacaccATCAACTTAAATTATGGATTCCTCGATGATTTACTAAATCCGGATTTTTATTCGCCG CCAGAAATGATAAAAAGAAATGGATACCCAATAGAAATCTATAACGTGACAACTTCCGATGGATATATTCTAGACTTGCAAAGAATTCCTCAtggaaaatcaaataaaaatggcAGTCATTTTCCTATACTTTTGATCCATGGATATATCGATTCTTCATTCGCATGGATCGCCAATGGACCAAAAAGAGCCTTAG CATACTTATTAGCAGATCAAGGATACGATGTGTGGATGATCAATTTACGCGGCAATACATTTTCTAGTAATCACATCAACTACACAGCGATGGATCCAGAATTCTGGGATTTCAG TTACGATGAAATGGGTCGTTATGATTTACCAGAAACcatcgattttattttgaacaaaacgaatcattcgcaattaCTATGCATATGCGATTCGGCTGGAAACGCTGTGTTTTACATGATGTTATCAGATCTGCCACAATACAATGATAAAATAATTGCTCAAGTTGGTATAGCATTTTTTTATCACCACAAAAATGTATCTGAATCAAATTCATCAGTGGATTCTAATTCG AATTACACAACCACTTATGCACTCGGTCCTTACATGGATCGCAATTGGATAGTGGATCTTGGAATAGAGTTTTCAACAACAATACAGGAATTGAACGGATACTCATTGTACGACTATATCTTATACTTAATGTATGGTCTACGGCCTGATCATATTAACAGG GAGATAATGCCAAGTGTTTCTGCTAATTTCCCGGCGGGAACCTCATTTAAAGCAAGTGATCACCTGGGCCAACTTCATC AGTCCTTCAGGCATTTTGACTACGGTCcagcaaaaaatttggaaatttatggaaCAACTCTGCCTACGGAATACAATATTAGTGATATACAAGTACCAGTCCGTATTTATCATGCAAAAGAAGATAATGCTGCTACCCCAGAA gaagTGCAATATTTTTACGATCGTATACCAATAAAAGCAGGAGTGATAGAAATTGCCGATCCTAACTTCAGTCACATGGACTTCTTATATAATGAACACAACAACGAATTATTCAATTATGACGTATTAGAATTCGTGAATGATATGGTCAATAAtgctttgaaaaatacttag